One genomic window of Corythoichthys intestinalis isolate RoL2023-P3 chromosome 18, ASM3026506v1, whole genome shotgun sequence includes the following:
- the birc2 gene encoding baculoviral IAP repeat-containing protein 2 isoform X2, with protein METLVKLKNNPFLMGLCRNGPPPDLQYDNSSELFRISTFARFPSSAVTERSLARAGWFYTGTGDRVQCFRCNVTAEGWLAGDCPTEKHRQLSPSCPFVQTLPSATNLLSSSHSAFSPLRVAPTIPLPGPGPTAANPTSEEPAGYLTTGFPGPPPPSSPLSSRGVEDMSHQRPTCHNPAMRREQDRLDSFHGWSLSIITPAELAKAGFYYLGIGDHVACFSCAGQLSNWEPGDRAASEHQRHYPNCRLVRGDRTDNVSLPGAAPAPSSSQPASSAALSNVSNPSMRDNDERLLTFVIWPTRIPVRPEQLAKAGFYYVGRNDDVKCFCCDGGLRCWESGDDPWVEHAKWFPRCEYLLQEKGQEFVHQIQARFPRLFEQLLTNGDSTSREFVDPPGDERCEDAVMMNTPVIKSALEMGFDRSLVKQTVQSKILGSGENYRTVQELVSDLLSAEDQKREEEREMVAEAMASDGFTFVKRHQAALVQRLKSVEPVLEHLREQNVLSAEEYSSLQAQTSAQQQTARLIELVLTKGNAAAEVFRNWIQKNDVHLLRELMAQSNEAASPSQDLTGLPMEEQLRRLQEERTCKVCMDKEVNIVFIPCGHLVVCKECAPSLRKCPICRGLVKGTVRTFLS; from the exons ATGGAGACTCTCGTTAAACTCAAGAATAACCCGTTTCTGATGGGCCTGTGTCGCAACGGACCCCCGCCTGACCTGCAGTACGACAACTCTTCAG AGTTGTTCCGCATCTCCACCTTCGCCCGCTTCCCGTCGTCAGCAGTGACTGAGCGCAGCCTGGCGCGCGCTGGCTGGTTCTATACGGGCACGGGAGACCGCGTGCAGTGCTTCCGCTGCAACGTGACGGCCGAGGGCTGGCTGGCGGGCGACTGCCCCACAGAGAAGCACCGCCAACTGTCGCCATCGTGCCCCTTCGTGCAGACCCTTCCATCCGCCACCAACCTGCTGTCGTCCTCCCATTCGGCTTTTTCGCCGCTCCGCGTGGCCCCCACCATCCCG CTTCCCGGTCCGGGGCCGACGGCCGCAAACCCCACGAGTGAAGAGCCGGCGGGCTACCTGACGACGGGCTTCCCCGGGCCGCCACCTCCCTCCAGCCCGCTGAGTTCCCGCGGCGTGGAGGACATGTCCCACCAGCGGCCCACCTGCCACAACCCGGCCATGCGGCGCGAGCAGGACCGCCTCGACTCCTTTCACGGGTGGTCGCTGTCCATCATCACGCCCGCCGAGCTGGCCAAGGCCGGCTTCTACTACCTGGGGATCGGCGACCACGTGGCCTGCTTCAGttgcgccgggcag TTGAGCAATTGGGAGCCGGGAGACCGCGCGGCATCAGAACACCAACGCCACTACCCCAATTGCCGCCTAGTGCGGGGCGACCGTACCGACAACGTGTCTCTACCTGGAGCGGCGCCCGCCCCATCTTCCTCACAGCCGGCGTCATCCGCCGCCCTCAGCAACGTGTCCAACCCGTCCATGAGGGACAATGATGAGCGACTGCTCACATTTGTCATCTGGCCCACGCGCATCCCCGTCAGGCCCGAGCAGCTTGCCAAGGCCGGCTTTTACTACGTCG GTCGCAACGATGACGTCAAGTGCTTCTGCTGCGACGGAGGCTTGCGCTGCTGGGAGTCGGGAGACGATCCCTGGGTTGAACACGCCAAATGGTTTCCACG GTGTGAGTATTTGTTGCAAGAAAAAGGTCAAGAATTTGTGCACCAGATTCAGGCGCGCTTTCCTCGACTCTTTGAGCAG CTCTTGACAAATGGGGACAGCACCTCCAGAGAGTTTGTGGATCCGCCTG GCGACGAACGTTGCGAGGACGCCGTGATGATGAACACGCCGGTCATCAAGTCGGCCCTGGAGATGGGCTTTGATCGCAGCTTGGTCAAGCAGACGGTACAGAGCAAGATCCTCGGCAGCGGCGAAAACTACCGCACCGTCCAGGAACTGGTCTCGGACCTGCTCAGCGCCGAGGACCAGAAGAGGGAGGAGGAGCGAGAGATGGTGGCCGAGGCCATGGCGTCAG ACGGATTCACATTTGTTAAGCGACACCAGGCGGCTCTGGTGCAGCGGCTGAAGAGTGTCGAGCCCGTTTTGGAACATCTCAGGGAACAAAATGTGCTAA GCGCTGAGGAGTACAGCAGCCTGCAGGCGCAGACGTCCGCACAACAGCAAACGGCGCGTCTGATCGAGCTCGTCCTCACAAAAGGCAACGCGGCCGCAGAAGTTTTCCGCAACTGGATCCAAAAGAACGACGTGCATCTGCTGAGAGAGCTCATGG ctcagTCGAATGAAGCGGCATCCCCCAGCCAGGACTTGACCGGTCTCCCCATGGAAGAGCAGCTACGGCGTCTTCAGGAGGAGCGAACATGTAAAGTATGCATGGACAAGGAGGTCAACATCGTATTCATCCCGTGtggccacctggtggtgtgtaaaGAGTGCGCGCCATCGCTGCGCAAGTGTCCCATCTGCCGAGGTCTGGTCAAAGGCACCGTGCGCACCTTCCTCTCATAA
- the birc2 gene encoding baculoviral IAP repeat-containing protein 2 isoform X1 — METLVKLKNNPFLMGLCRNGPPPDLQYDNSSELFRISTFARFPSSAVTERSLARAGWFYTGTGDRVQCFRCNVTAEGWLAGDCPTEKHRQLSPSCPFVQTLPSATNLLSSSHSAFSPLRVAPTIPLPGPGPTAANPTSEEPAGYLTTGFPGPPPPSSPLSSRGVEDMSHQRPTCHNPAMRREQDRLDSFHGWSLSIITPAELAKAGFYYLGIGDHVACFSCAGQLSNWEPGDRAASEHQRHYPNCRLVRGDRTDNVSLPGAAPAPSSSQPASSAALSNVSNPSMRDNDERLLTFVIWPTRIPVRPEQLAKAGFYYVGRNDDVKCFCCDGGLRCWESGDDPWVEHAKWFPRCEYLLQEKGQEFVHQIQARFPRLFEQLLTNGDSTSREFVDPPVLHLGPGDERCEDAVMMNTPVIKSALEMGFDRSLVKQTVQSKILGSGENYRTVQELVSDLLSAEDQKREEEREMVAEAMASDGFTFVKRHQAALVQRLKSVEPVLEHLREQNVLSAEEYSSLQAQTSAQQQTARLIELVLTKGNAAAEVFRNWIQKNDVHLLRELMAQSNEAASPSQDLTGLPMEEQLRRLQEERTCKVCMDKEVNIVFIPCGHLVVCKECAPSLRKCPICRGLVKGTVRTFLS, encoded by the exons ATGGAGACTCTCGTTAAACTCAAGAATAACCCGTTTCTGATGGGCCTGTGTCGCAACGGACCCCCGCCTGACCTGCAGTACGACAACTCTTCAG AGTTGTTCCGCATCTCCACCTTCGCCCGCTTCCCGTCGTCAGCAGTGACTGAGCGCAGCCTGGCGCGCGCTGGCTGGTTCTATACGGGCACGGGAGACCGCGTGCAGTGCTTCCGCTGCAACGTGACGGCCGAGGGCTGGCTGGCGGGCGACTGCCCCACAGAGAAGCACCGCCAACTGTCGCCATCGTGCCCCTTCGTGCAGACCCTTCCATCCGCCACCAACCTGCTGTCGTCCTCCCATTCGGCTTTTTCGCCGCTCCGCGTGGCCCCCACCATCCCG CTTCCCGGTCCGGGGCCGACGGCCGCAAACCCCACGAGTGAAGAGCCGGCGGGCTACCTGACGACGGGCTTCCCCGGGCCGCCACCTCCCTCCAGCCCGCTGAGTTCCCGCGGCGTGGAGGACATGTCCCACCAGCGGCCCACCTGCCACAACCCGGCCATGCGGCGCGAGCAGGACCGCCTCGACTCCTTTCACGGGTGGTCGCTGTCCATCATCACGCCCGCCGAGCTGGCCAAGGCCGGCTTCTACTACCTGGGGATCGGCGACCACGTGGCCTGCTTCAGttgcgccgggcag TTGAGCAATTGGGAGCCGGGAGACCGCGCGGCATCAGAACACCAACGCCACTACCCCAATTGCCGCCTAGTGCGGGGCGACCGTACCGACAACGTGTCTCTACCTGGAGCGGCGCCCGCCCCATCTTCCTCACAGCCGGCGTCATCCGCCGCCCTCAGCAACGTGTCCAACCCGTCCATGAGGGACAATGATGAGCGACTGCTCACATTTGTCATCTGGCCCACGCGCATCCCCGTCAGGCCCGAGCAGCTTGCCAAGGCCGGCTTTTACTACGTCG GTCGCAACGATGACGTCAAGTGCTTCTGCTGCGACGGAGGCTTGCGCTGCTGGGAGTCGGGAGACGATCCCTGGGTTGAACACGCCAAATGGTTTCCACG GTGTGAGTATTTGTTGCAAGAAAAAGGTCAAGAATTTGTGCACCAGATTCAGGCGCGCTTTCCTCGACTCTTTGAGCAG CTCTTGACAAATGGGGACAGCACCTCCAGAGAGTTTGTGGATCCGCCTG TGTTGCACCTGGGTCCAGGCGACGAACGTTGCGAGGACGCCGTGATGATGAACACGCCGGTCATCAAGTCGGCCCTGGAGATGGGCTTTGATCGCAGCTTGGTCAAGCAGACGGTACAGAGCAAGATCCTCGGCAGCGGCGAAAACTACCGCACCGTCCAGGAACTGGTCTCGGACCTGCTCAGCGCCGAGGACCAGAAGAGGGAGGAGGAGCGAGAGATGGTGGCCGAGGCCATGGCGTCAG ACGGATTCACATTTGTTAAGCGACACCAGGCGGCTCTGGTGCAGCGGCTGAAGAGTGTCGAGCCCGTTTTGGAACATCTCAGGGAACAAAATGTGCTAA GCGCTGAGGAGTACAGCAGCCTGCAGGCGCAGACGTCCGCACAACAGCAAACGGCGCGTCTGATCGAGCTCGTCCTCACAAAAGGCAACGCGGCCGCAGAAGTTTTCCGCAACTGGATCCAAAAGAACGACGTGCATCTGCTGAGAGAGCTCATGG ctcagTCGAATGAAGCGGCATCCCCCAGCCAGGACTTGACCGGTCTCCCCATGGAAGAGCAGCTACGGCGTCTTCAGGAGGAGCGAACATGTAAAGTATGCATGGACAAGGAGGTCAACATCGTATTCATCCCGTGtggccacctggtggtgtgtaaaGAGTGCGCGCCATCGCTGCGCAAGTGTCCCATCTGCCGAGGTCTGGTCAAAGGCACCGTGCGCACCTTCCTCTCATAA
- the rpl23a gene encoding 60S ribosomal protein L23a yields MAPKAKKAPKAAVPVKTEAKSKALKAKKAVLKGIHSQRKKKIRTSPTFRRPKTLRLRRQPKYPRKSAPRRNKLDHYAIIKFPLTTESAMKKIEDNNTLVFIVDVKANKHQIKHAVRKLYDIDVSKVNTLIRPDGEKKAYVRLAPDYDALDVANKIGII; encoded by the exons ATGGCACCGAAGGCGAAGAAGGCACCAAAGGCAG CCGTCCCCGTCAAGACGGAGGCCAAGTCGAAGGCTCTGAAGGCAAAAAAGGCCGTCCTGAAGGGCATCCACAGCCAGAGGAAGAAGAAAATCAGGACCTCGCCCACCTTCCGACGCCCTAAGACCCTCCGTCTGCGCAGGCAGCCCAAGTACCCCCGCAAGAGCGCCCCCCGCAGAAACAA GTTGGACCACTATGCCATCATCAAATTCCCGCTGACCACCGAGTCGGCTATGAAGAAGATCGAGGACAACAACACACTGGTGTTCATCGTGGACGTTAAGGCCAACAAGCACCAGATCAAACACGCCGTCAGGAAACTGTACGACATCGACGTCTCCAAAGTCAACACGCTCATCAG GCCTGACGGTGAGAAGAAGGCGTACGTCCGCCTGGCGCCCGACTATGACGCGTTGGACGTCGCAAACAAG attggAATCATCTAA